Proteins encoded by one window of Engraulis encrasicolus isolate BLACKSEA-1 chromosome 21, IST_EnEncr_1.0, whole genome shotgun sequence:
- the cd248a gene encoding CD248 molecule, endosialin a, with product MGWTGAWGQLLSCSRPTTLPCLLGPLLLPLLLLISPLLSGSARAQDLKEGDAVCTENHGCFVLYFQRKTFLYAWRSCKEQGGDLATLKDPEDAAAVERLFAEVNLRGKHGKIRTWIGLQRQPRQCSASRPLRGFSWVTGDQETRFVNWLGEDTPAACTMPRCVVTEYSHAPAGGDNAAADNLKWVDGPCSIPVDAYLCKYTYKGMCPSIPREGTDNTLYTTPFDMVTTKLTHLPYGSMATVPCPAETVGDQTVLCTDDGSGAVSWSRGAPYCSAKTSYCAQDNGGCHQLCIDKDDMPMCMCIEGYVLADDGLSCLPDDPCLSSPCEFECVAVAASEEGYRCDCPEGYVLEPDEQSCRDLDECLGMPCEQRCVNTAGSYECRCDDGYQLDAATGDCEDVDECAVADGADGVNAQPCENACENTPGSYVCHCHLGFMPMAEDPTRCQDIDECQIEDTCEQMCINYVGGFECYCQEGYELQGDQYSCSLIVEGHGRDPTAAVIPEYPWATAMPDPDAGAGSWNGPPWQRPPQPREEVEQEDYSPEPTDYDDWMISVTRPPHSRGGGQGQGQGVVVQSQGYYDNTDNVGQYGSFESLEPVDTESPSSSSVEMLNPGFLPGRENPIVPEMHAPAPSPSPTPDWFDDEESEEEEEEYDQTKATTIAPTTTYMEGAGNFWFAVATDKPLFPPPDSPHRPDVETGTSTTTDSPDFLSPDSSSLSPSPPMEEDEEDGVQGKGKGEGEQKGEDGEEEEEGGNGWLVGLLVGLLCIVLLAAVVLGGIYYARNSNSAAVGAGAKPQGKSNSSDCYHWISGAADKAGAEHAGAGAGAGAGTQTKSHV from the exons ATGGGCTGGACTGGAGCTTGGGGGCAGCTGCTCAGCTGCTCTCGCCCGACAACGCTGCCATGCCTGctgggtcctctcctcctccccttgctGCTGCTGATATCTCCGCTGCTGTCGGGCTCCGCACGGGCGCAGGACCTTAAGGAAGGCGACGCGGTGTGCACGGAGAACCACGGCTGCTTCGTCCTCTACTTCCAGCGCAAGACCTTCCTCTACGCGTGGCGCAGCTGCAAGGAGCAAGGCGGCGACCTGGCCACGCTCAAAGACCCCGAGGACGCGGCGGCGGTGGAGCGCCTGTTCGCCGAGGTCAACCTGCGCGGCAAGCACGGCAAGATCCGCACCTGGATCGGGCTGCAGAGGCAGCCGCGGCAGTGCTCGGCGTCGCGGCCCCTCCGCGGCTTCAGCTGGGTGACGGGCGACCAGGAGACGCGCTTCGTCAACTGGCTCGGGGAGGACACGCCCGCCGCCTGCACCATGCCCCGCTGCGTGGTCACGGAGTACTCCCACGCGCCCGCCGGGGGCGACAACGCCGCCGCCGACAACCTGAAGTGGGTGGACGGGCCCTGCTCCATCCCCGTCGACGCCTACCTGTGCAAGTACACCTACAAGGGGATGTGTCCCAGCATCCCGCGCGAGGGCACCGACAACACGCTCTACACCACGCCGTTCGACATGGTCACCACCAAACTCACCCACCTGCCGTACGGCTCCATGGCCACGGTGCCGTGCCCGGCCGAGACGGTCGGCGACCAGACGGTGCTGTGCACGGACGACGGCAGCGGGGCGGTGAGCTGGTCGCGCGGCGCCCCTTACTGCTCGGCCAAGACCAGCTACTGCGCACAGGACAACGGCGGCTGTCACCAGCTGTGCATCGACAAGGACGACATgcccatgtgcatgtgcatcGAGGGCTACGTGCTGGCCGACGATGGCCTGAGCTGCCTGCCCGACGACCCGTGCCTGAGCTCGCCGTGCGAGTTCGAGTGCGTGGCCGTGGCGGCGAGCGAGGAGGGCTACCGCTGCGACTGCCCCGAGGGCTACGTGCTGGAGCCGGACGAGCAAAGCTGCCGCGACCTGGACGAGTGCCTGGGCATGCCGTGCGAGCAGCGCTGCGTCAACACGGCGGGCTCGTACGAGTGCCGCTGCGACGACGGCTACCAGCTGGACGCCGCCACGGGCGACTGCGAGGACGTGGACGAGTGCGCCGTCGCTGACGGCGCCGACGGCGTCAACGCGCAGCCCTGTGAGAACGCCTGCGAGAACACGCCGGGCTCCTACGTCTGCCACTGCCACCTGGGCTTCATGCCCATGGCCGAGGACCCCACGCGCTGCCAGGACATCGACGAGTGCCAGATCGAGGACACCTGCGAGCAGATGTGCATCAACTACGTGGGCGGGTTCGAGTGCTACTGCCAGGAGGGCTACGAGCTGCAAGGGGACCAGTACAGCTGCAGTCTGATCGTCGAGGGGCACGGCCGAGACCCCACGGCGGCCGTCATCCCAGAATACCCCTGGGCAACCGCCATGCCGGACCCTGACGCCGGCGCCGGCAGCTGGAACGGACCCCCCTGGCAGCGGCCGCCCCAGCCCcgggaggaggtggagcaggaggatTACAGCCCGGAGCCGACGGACTACGACGACTGGATGATCTCCGTGACTCGCCCGCCGCACAGCAGAGGCGgaggtcagggtcagggtcagggcgTGGTGGTGCAGTCCCAGGGTTACTATGACAACACGGACAACGTGGGCCAGTATGGATCCTTCGAGAGCCTGGAGCCGGTCGACACGGAATCGCCCTCTTCTTCGTCTGTGGAGATGCTGAACCCCGGCTTTCTCCCAGGTCGGGAAAACCCCATCGTCCCAGAGATGCATGCTCCTGCCCCCTCCCCTTCACCCACACCAGACTGGTTTGATGATGAAgagtcggaggaggaggaggaggagtacgaCCAAACCAAAGCCACCACTATCGCTCCCACGACAACTTACATGGAGGGCGCAGGAAACTTCTGGTTTGCCGTCGCCACTGATAAGCCTCTTTTCCCCCCGCCAGACTCACCCCACAGACCCGATGTCGAAACGGGAACCTCGACCACCACCGATTCCCCTGATTTCCTCTCCCCGGACTCCAGCTCTCTTTCCCCTTCGCCTCCcatggaagaggatgaggaggatg GGGTccaggggaaagggaaaggggaaggAGAGCAGAAGGGcgaggacggggaggaggaggaggaagggggcaaCGGGTGGCTGGTGGGCCTCCTGGTGGGCCTTCTGTGTATCGTCCTGCTGGCCGCCGTGGTCCTGGGCGGCATCTACTACGCCCGCAACTCCAACTCCGCAGCGGTGGGGGCGGGGGCCAAGCCGCAGGGCAAGAGCAACTCGTCCGACTGCTACCACTGGATCTCCGGTGCCGCCGACAAAGCCGGGGCCGAGCACGCTGGTgctggtgccggtgccggtgccgggaCCCAAACCAAGTCACACGTGTAA